Proteins from one Natrinema salinisoli genomic window:
- a CDS encoding DoxX family protein yields MRDTLRTRVRLVGATMAVSIALLVAVESALAHEEYVVDGERDVAVGEFLAESLTDPFVVGPLLAGAVLVLVGIAGYLVVPPVERDVGAFRAAMGEYRSYVPWLLRISFGIPLIGAGFGGYFISPAVHVQARLLQVALGFLLLFGFATRVVALLTLGCYLIGVVVRPILLLQLEFVGGMLAIALIGSGRPSADHVLQRVAGTPGTLYGRLDIVHDRARVFQERIREYRTLVPTIVRLGLGSTFVSLGLGQKILRPGIGLAVVDKYELTTVVPASPELWVLGAGLAEIGLGLALVGGFFTRASAASAIGVFSLTLFALPDDPVLAHVGLFGLASVLLITGSGPYAIDRRLEPVETEEPADAVPEAA; encoded by the coding sequence CACGTGTGCGTCTCGTCGGAGCGACGATGGCCGTTTCGATCGCCCTGCTCGTGGCCGTGGAGTCCGCGCTCGCACACGAGGAGTACGTCGTCGACGGGGAGCGCGACGTAGCTGTCGGTGAATTCCTCGCCGAGTCGCTCACCGATCCCTTCGTCGTCGGTCCGCTGTTGGCGGGTGCGGTGCTCGTTCTCGTCGGTATCGCGGGGTATCTGGTCGTTCCGCCGGTGGAGCGGGACGTCGGGGCCTTCCGGGCCGCCATGGGAGAGTATCGGTCGTACGTTCCCTGGCTCCTCCGGATCTCCTTTGGTATTCCACTGATCGGTGCCGGGTTCGGCGGCTATTTCATCAGCCCCGCAGTGCACGTTCAGGCACGACTCCTGCAGGTCGCGCTCGGGTTCCTGCTGCTGTTCGGGTTCGCGACACGTGTCGTCGCGCTGCTGACGCTCGGGTGCTACCTGATCGGCGTTGTAGTCCGGCCGATCCTCCTGTTACAGCTCGAGTTCGTCGGCGGTATGCTCGCCATCGCACTGATCGGGAGCGGTCGACCGAGTGCGGATCACGTCCTCCAGCGGGTCGCCGGCACACCGGGGACGCTCTACGGACGACTCGACATCGTACACGATCGCGCCCGCGTATTCCAGGAGCGGATCCGCGAGTATCGCACGTTGGTACCGACGATCGTTCGTCTCGGTCTCGGCAGTACGTTCGTCTCCCTCGGGTTGGGCCAGAAGATTCTACGGCCCGGTATCGGGCTCGCCGTCGTCGACAAGTACGAGTTGACGACGGTCGTCCCAGCCAGCCCGGAACTGTGGGTGCTCGGTGCGGGACTGGCCGAGATCGGACTGGGTCTCGCGCTGGTAGGAGGGTTCTTTACCCGTGCGAGCGCGGCATCGGCGATCGGCGTGTTCTCGCTCACGCTCTTCGCTCTGCCCGACGATCCCGTCCTCGCCCACGTCGGACTCTTCGGACTGGCGTCCGTGCTACTCATCACCGGAAGCGGCCCCTACGCCATCGATCGTCGTCTCGAGCCCGTCGAGACGGAGGAACCCGCAGACGCAGTCCCCGAAGCCGCGTAA
- a CDS encoding RtcB family protein — translation MTTFDANGITLERVREYVWEIPQEGDMRVPARVLASEALLEEIEDDKTLEQIKNTTHLPGITKYAICMPDGHQGYGFPVGGVGALDAENGCISPGAVGYDINCGVRMMRTNLTYDEVQGHEEELVDSLFANIPSGLGGGGIVEAGVDTIDEILARGVDWALENGHAVEDDLLHCEDEGMREGADPDKVSQKAKDRGKNQIGSLGSGNHFLEVQRVTDVFDSAVGEAYGLEEDQIVVLIHCGSRGLGHQTCNDYLRKIEQQHKGLLDQLPDKELAAAPAGSQLAEDYYGAMNAAINFAWVNRQLIMHRTRQVFERVFDRSWEVMEMELLYDVAHNIAKKETHTVNDEGDERELYVHRKGATRAFPAGHPEVPNAYRDVGQPVIIPGSMGAGSYVLRGGENSMNLTFGSTAHGAGRLMSRTQAKNEFWGGDVQQDLEDQQAIYVKAQSGATIAEEAPGVYKDVDEVVRVSDELGIGDRVARTFPVCNIKG, via the coding sequence ATGACCACCTTCGACGCCAACGGCATCACGCTCGAGCGGGTACGCGAGTACGTCTGGGAGATTCCACAGGAGGGCGACATGCGCGTCCCCGCACGGGTACTGGCGAGCGAGGCGTTGCTCGAGGAGATCGAGGACGACAAGACACTCGAACAGATCAAGAACACGACCCATCTGCCCGGAATTACCAAGTACGCTATCTGCATGCCGGACGGGCATCAGGGCTACGGCTTCCCGGTCGGCGGGGTCGGCGCGCTCGACGCCGAAAACGGCTGTATTTCGCCGGGAGCGGTCGGCTACGACATCAATTGCGGCGTCCGAATGATGCGGACGAACCTGACCTACGACGAGGTGCAGGGTCACGAGGAGGAACTCGTCGACTCCCTCTTCGCCAACATTCCATCGGGGCTCGGCGGCGGCGGCATCGTCGAAGCCGGCGTCGACACCATCGACGAGATCCTCGCCCGCGGCGTCGACTGGGCGCTCGAGAACGGCCACGCCGTCGAGGACGACCTCCTGCACTGCGAGGACGAGGGCATGCGCGAGGGCGCGGACCCGGACAAAGTGAGCCAGAAAGCCAAGGACCGCGGGAAGAACCAGATCGGCTCGCTCGGGTCGGGGAACCACTTCCTCGAGGTGCAACGCGTGACCGACGTCTTCGATTCGGCCGTGGGCGAGGCCTACGGGCTCGAAGAGGACCAGATCGTCGTGTTGATTCACTGCGGTTCCCGTGGACTGGGCCACCAGACCTGCAACGACTACCTGCGGAAGATCGAGCAGCAACACAAGGGCTTGCTGGACCAGTTGCCAGACAAAGAACTCGCGGCAGCGCCAGCGGGCTCGCAGCTCGCCGAGGACTACTACGGCGCGATGAACGCGGCGATCAACTTCGCGTGGGTCAACCGCCAGCTGATCATGCACCGGACCCGACAGGTCTTCGAGCGCGTGTTCGATCGCTCCTGGGAGGTGATGGAGATGGAGTTACTCTACGACGTGGCCCACAATATCGCCAAGAAGGAAACGCACACGGTGAACGACGAGGGCGACGAGCGCGAACTCTACGTCCACCGGAAGGGTGCCACGCGGGCGTTCCCCGCCGGCCACCCCGAGGTACCGAACGCCTACCGCGACGTCGGCCAGCCGGTGATCATCCCCGGCAGCATGGGTGCCGGCAGCTACGTTCTCCGGGGCGGCGAGAACTCGATGAACCTGACATTCGGCTCCACGGCCCACGGTGCGGGCCGCCTGATGAGCCGTACGCAGGCGAAAAACGAGTTCTGGGGCGGCGACGTCCAGCAGGACCTCGAGGACCAGCAGGCGATCTACGTCAAGGCCCAGTCCGGCGCCACGATCGCCGAGGAAGCGCCGGGCGTCTACAAGGACGTCGACGAGGTCGTCCGCGTCTCGGACGAACTCGGCATCGGCGACAGGGTCGCGCGGACGTTCCCCGTGTGTAACATCAAGGGGTGA
- a CDS encoding AbrB/MazE/SpoVT family DNA-binding domain-containing protein gives MRVSADDGRLSLPESVQERFGEEFELIERSDRLVLVPVPDDPLEALREAATGSDKTVAELEEDALDEALEEAGR, from the coding sequence ATGCGCGTCAGTGCCGACGACGGTCGTCTTTCGCTTCCGGAATCGGTTCAGGAACGGTTCGGCGAGGAGTTCGAACTCATCGAGCGCTCCGACCGGCTGGTACTCGTCCCGGTTCCCGATGACCCCCTCGAGGCACTCCGAGAAGCGGCCACTGGAAGTGACAAAACGGTAGCGGAACTCGAAGAAGACGCACTGGACGAGGCACTCGAAGAAGCCGGTCGGTGA
- the moaA gene encoding GTP 3',8-cyclase MoaA → MLADEFGREVTGVRVSLTDRCNFDCVYCHNEGLGDTRGPMDPQDDEMSTDDVVRFLEVAAEFDVDAVKFTGGEPMLRQDLEEIIERTPEQMEVSLTTNGTFLPGRAEDLVDAGLERVNVSQDALDPEDFAAVTKSGAYEKVLEGVEAALDAGLDPVKLNMVVFEHTAGYVPEMVDHVAENDGLQLQLIEYMPELTGKPEWNIDIGRVHDWLAEQADEIEHREMHDRKRYWVDGGMVEIVDPVENPTFCANCHRVRVTHEGYLKGCLNRNDDLKSMGEMTKPEIRDAFRETVANRVPYYGEYMVQNDEGQWEINEKYIEEYAGV, encoded by the coding sequence ATGCTCGCCGACGAATTCGGGCGGGAGGTAACTGGGGTACGTGTCTCTCTCACTGATCGGTGTAATTTCGACTGCGTCTACTGTCACAACGAGGGGCTCGGGGACACTCGCGGACCGATGGATCCCCAGGACGACGAGATGTCGACCGACGACGTCGTCCGATTTCTCGAGGTCGCCGCCGAGTTCGACGTCGACGCGGTCAAGTTCACGGGTGGAGAGCCGATGTTGCGACAGGATCTCGAGGAGATCATCGAACGCACGCCGGAGCAAATGGAGGTCTCGCTGACGACTAACGGCACGTTCCTCCCCGGCCGCGCCGAGGACCTCGTCGACGCCGGCCTCGAGCGGGTCAACGTCTCCCAGGACGCGCTCGATCCCGAGGACTTCGCCGCGGTGACGAAGAGCGGGGCTTACGAGAAGGTGCTCGAGGGCGTCGAGGCGGCGCTCGACGCAGGGTTGGACCCGGTCAAGCTCAACATGGTCGTCTTCGAGCACACTGCGGGGTACGTGCCGGAGATGGTCGACCACGTCGCGGAAAACGACGGGCTTCAGCTCCAGTTGATCGAGTACATGCCCGAGCTGACGGGCAAGCCGGAGTGGAACATCGACATCGGGCGGGTCCACGACTGGCTGGCCGAGCAGGCCGACGAGATCGAGCATCGCGAGATGCACGACCGCAAACGGTACTGGGTCGATGGGGGCATGGTCGAAATCGTCGATCCCGTGGAGAACCCCACCTTCTGTGCGAACTGCCACCGCGTTCGGGTCACGCACGAAGGCTACCTGAAGGGGTGTCTCAACCGCAACGACGATCTCAAGTCGATGGGCGAGATGACGAAACCGGAGATCAGGGATGCCTTCCGCGAGACCGTCGCGAATCGGGTCCCCTACTACGGCGAGTACATGGTCCAGAACGACGAGGGCCAGTGGGAAATCAACGAGAAGTACATCGAAGAGTACGCGGGAGTGTAG
- a CDS encoding 30S ribosomal protein S13: MSAEEPQEQEDDEDLRYFVRIGQTDLDGTKSVERSLSEMNGIGRRTARLIADEAGVDRTATFGRLDDDVIDGVIEVVENYAAEVPDWLNNRQDDFYSGETTHEIGNDLQLTRQHDINRMKMIDSYKGSRHKRGQKVRGQRTKSTGRTEGTIGVNVEEIREEQAEEAAAAEEEEDEGE; this comes from the coding sequence ATGAGCGCCGAAGAACCTCAAGAACAAGAAGACGACGAAGATCTTCGATACTTCGTTCGCATCGGGCAAACCGACCTCGATGGGACGAAGTCCGTCGAGCGCTCGCTCTCGGAGATGAACGGGATCGGTCGCCGAACCGCCCGGCTCATCGCCGACGAAGCGGGTGTCGACCGAACGGCGACGTTCGGCCGTCTCGACGACGACGTCATCGATGGCGTCATCGAAGTCGTCGAGAACTACGCTGCGGAAGTCCCGGACTGGCTCAACAACCGCCAGGACGACTTCTACAGCGGTGAAACGACCCACGAGATCGGCAACGATCTCCAGTTGACTCGACAGCACGACATCAACCGGATGAAGATGATCGACTCCTACAAAGGGTCCCGCCACAAGCGCGGCCAGAAGGTTCGCGGTCAGCGAACCAAGTCCACCGGTCGTACGGAGGGCACCATCGGAGTCAACGTCGAAGAGATCCGCGAAGAACAGGCCGAAGAGGCCGCCGCGGCCGAAGAAGAAGAGGACGAGGGTGAATAA
- a CDS encoding 30S ribosomal protein S4 — translation MPLGTDTKQYETPNHPYQGERIASEHSLVDRYGLKNKEELWRAQSELRSYRREARELLGQAQDDETVIRRSEEFLGRLKRVGILDETDELGDILSLEIEDILERRLQTIVYRNGLANTTQQARQFITHGHIVVDGQRHSIPSYVVDVDEEDLVAFDENSSLADDLHPERAEGQ, via the coding sequence ATGCCACTCGGCACTGACACCAAGCAATACGAAACGCCGAACCACCCCTACCAGGGTGAGCGCATTGCATCCGAACACTCCCTCGTCGACCGCTACGGGCTCAAGAACAAGGAAGAGCTCTGGCGAGCACAGTCCGAGCTTCGCTCCTACCGGCGCGAGGCCCGAGAACTGCTCGGCCAGGCCCAGGACGACGAAACCGTCATCCGCCGCTCCGAGGAGTTCCTCGGTCGGCTCAAGCGCGTCGGCATCCTCGACGAGACCGACGAGCTCGGCGACATCCTGTCGCTCGAGATCGAGGACATCCTCGAGCGCCGACTGCAGACGATCGTCTACCGGAACGGACTGGCGAACACGACCCAGCAGGCCCGCCAGTTCATCACCCACGGCCACATCGTGGTCGACGGGCAGCGCCACAGCATCCCGTCCTACGTCGTCGACGTCGACGAGGAGGACCTGGTGGCCTTCGACGAGAACAGCTCGCTCGCGGACGACCTCCACCCGGAACGCGCGGAGGGCCAATAA
- a CDS encoding 30S ribosomal protein S11, which produces MSQDDDKWGIAHVHASFNNTVMTVTDLTGAETIAKSSGGTAVKQNRDEASPYAAMQMAESVAEEVKAAGITGLHVHVRGPGGNLQKSPGPGAQATIRALARSGIEIGRIEDVTPVPHDGSRAPKGKGGY; this is translated from the coding sequence ATGAGTCAGGACGACGACAAATGGGGCATTGCCCACGTACACGCATCGTTCAACAACACCGTCATGACCGTGACCGACCTCACGGGCGCGGAGACGATCGCCAAGTCCTCCGGTGGGACCGCGGTCAAGCAAAACCGCGACGAGGCGTCGCCGTACGCGGCCATGCAGATGGCCGAGTCCGTCGCCGAAGAGGTCAAAGCGGCCGGCATCACGGGCCTGCACGTTCACGTGCGCGGCCCCGGCGGCAACCTGCAGAAATCCCCCGGTCCGGGTGCACAGGCGACGATCCGTGCGCTCGCCCGTTCGGGCATCGAGATCGGGCGCATCGAGGACGTCACGCCGGTCCCGCACGACGGATCGCGCGCTCCGAAAGGGAAGGGCGGCTACTAG
- a CDS encoding DNA-directed RNA polymerase subunit D, translating to MTAEYDVEFVEREDREARFIVRGVTPGFANGIRRAMVADVPTMAVDTVRFVENSSVMFDEQLALRLGLVPLTTPPVGEFAEDDTVTLSIDVEGPATAYSGDLVSSDDLVQPADENVPIIELKDDQRLEAEADAVIDRGKDHAKHQGGVAVGYRHLQRVEVDGDLPEFEDEESRIIRGVIEDEGELVSTSEFDHDLSNRYPGKEVRVEDVPNAFVFHVETDGSFPIEELVTRAADTLAERATELEDAVQL from the coding sequence ATGACTGCAGAGTACGACGTCGAGTTCGTCGAACGCGAGGATCGGGAAGCCCGATTCATCGTCCGCGGCGTGACACCCGGGTTCGCTAACGGGATCCGTCGAGCGATGGTCGCCGACGTGCCGACGATGGCCGTCGACACCGTTCGGTTCGTCGAGAACTCGTCGGTGATGTTCGACGAGCAACTCGCTTTGCGACTCGGGCTCGTCCCGCTGACGACGCCGCCGGTCGGCGAGTTCGCCGAGGACGATACCGTCACGCTCTCGATCGACGTCGAAGGGCCGGCAACCGCCTACTCCGGCGATCTCGTCTCCAGCGACGACCTCGTCCAACCCGCGGACGAGAACGTTCCGATCATCGAACTCAAAGACGACCAGCGCCTCGAGGCCGAGGCCGACGCTGTGATCGACCGCGGGAAGGACCACGCCAAACACCAGGGCGGGGTCGCGGTCGGGTACCGACACCTCCAGCGCGTGGAGGTCGACGGTGATCTTCCGGAGTTCGAAGACGAGGAGAGTCGGATCATTCGCGGCGTTATCGAGGACGAGGGCGAACTGGTGTCGACGAGCGAGTTCGACCACGATCTCTCGAACCGCTATCCGGGCAAAGAGGTCCGGGTCGAGGACGTGCCGAACGCCTTCGTCTTCCACGTGGAGACAGACGGCTCGTTCCCCATCGAGGAGCTCGTGACGCGGGCCGCGGATACGCTCGCAGAACGCGCGACCGAACTCGAAGACGCAGTACAGCTGTAG
- a CDS encoding 50S ribosomal protein L18e → MSSKTNPRLNDLIAELKSTSREAGADVWRDVADRLEKPRRTHAEVNLGRIERYAREEETVVVPGKVLGSGALQKNVTVAAVNFSSSAETKIEQVGETVPLEEALEDNPEGSNVRVIR, encoded by the coding sequence ATGAGTAGCAAGACTAATCCGAGGCTCAACGATCTTATCGCCGAGCTGAAGTCGACGTCCCGCGAAGCGGGCGCCGACGTCTGGCGAGACGTTGCGGATCGACTCGAGAAGCCCCGGCGCACACACGCTGAGGTAAACCTGGGCCGTATCGAGCGATACGCACGCGAAGAAGAGACTGTCGTCGTTCCCGGCAAAGTGCTGGGATCCGGCGCACTACAGAAGAACGTCACCGTCGCTGCCGTCAACTTCTCTTCGTCCGCAGAGACGAAGATCGAACAGGTCGGCGAGACGGTCCCACTCGAGGAAGCCCTCGAGGACAACCCCGAAGGGTCTAACGTCCGGGTGATTCGATGA
- a CDS encoding 50S ribosomal protein L13 has protein sequence MSLAEFDADLVVDAQDCILGRVASEVAQRALDGDRVAIVNAEDAVITGDKEDIFETYRTRLELGSDRGPYYPKRPDTIFKRSVRGMLPYKKPRGREALDSVRVYVGNPYEHDDDHESEVLEGTSLDRLSNIRFVHLHEVSEQLGANVTW, from the coding sequence ATGAGTCTCGCAGAGTTCGACGCAGATCTCGTCGTCGACGCACAGGACTGTATTCTCGGCCGAGTCGCGAGCGAGGTCGCCCAGCGCGCGCTGGACGGCGACCGCGTCGCGATCGTCAACGCCGAGGACGCGGTTATCACCGGCGACAAGGAAGACATCTTCGAGACGTACCGCACGCGGCTAGAGCTGGGCTCGGACCGCGGGCCCTACTATCCCAAGCGACCGGACACGATCTTCAAGCGGTCCGTTCGCGGGATGCTGCCGTACAAGAAACCCCGTGGCCGCGAGGCCCTCGACAGCGTTCGCGTCTACGTCGGCAACCCCTACGAGCACGACGACGACCACGAGTCGGAAGTCCTCGAGGGAACGTCGCTGGATCGCCTGTCGAACATCCGCTTCGTTCACCTACACGAAGTGTCCGAACAGTTAGGTGCTAACGTCACATGGTAA
- a CDS encoding 30S ribosomal protein S9 yields the protein MVTNTSGKKKTAVARATVREGEGRVRINSQPVELVEPEMSRLKMLEPFRIVDDDLRDEMDIDVRVEGGGISGQADAVRTAIARGIVQETNDAELRDAFMEFDRSLLVNDVRQSEPKKWGGPGARARYQKSYR from the coding sequence ATGGTAACCAACACGAGTGGCAAGAAAAAGACGGCCGTCGCTCGCGCCACGGTGCGCGAAGGCGAGGGTCGCGTTCGAATCAATTCCCAACCCGTCGAACTGGTCGAACCCGAGATGTCCCGGCTCAAGATGCTCGAGCCGTTCCGCATCGTCGACGACGACCTGCGTGACGAGATGGACATCGACGTCCGCGTCGAGGGTGGCGGCATCAGCGGGCAGGCAGACGCCGTTCGAACCGCGATCGCACGCGGGATCGTCCAGGAGACCAACGACGCCGAACTCCGCGACGCGTTCATGGAGTTCGACCGCTCGCTGCTGGTCAACGACGTTCGCCAGTCCGAACCGAAGAAGTGGGGCGGCCCGGGCGCTCGGGCGCGCTACCAGAAGTCCTACCGCTAA
- a CDS encoding DNA-directed RNA polymerase subunit N, with protein MMVPVRCFTCGNVVAEHWEAFDERANEGDEDPEKVLDDLGVDRYCCRRMLVSHKDLVDVVSPYQ; from the coding sequence ATGATGGTACCGGTCCGGTGTTTCACCTGTGGCAACGTCGTCGCCGAACACTGGGAAGCGTTCGACGAGCGAGCGAACGAGGGCGACGAGGATCCCGAGAAGGTCCTCGACGACCTCGGTGTCGACCGCTACTGCTGTCGGCGCATGCTCGTCAGTCACAAGGACCTCGTCGACGTCGTCTCCCCGTACCAGTAA
- a CDS encoding DNA-directed RNA polymerase subunit K, with translation MQQQQHNRYEKARILGARALQVSYGAPVLIETEQTQPILIAAEEYDAGVLPFTVKRGYDRK, from the coding sequence ATGCAACAACAACAGCACAACCGCTACGAGAAGGCACGCATCCTCGGCGCTCGAGCGCTGCAGGTCTCCTACGGCGCGCCGGTGTTGATCGAGACGGAGCAGACCCAACCGATCCTCATCGCCGCCGAGGAGTACGACGCCGGCGTGTTGCCCTTTACCGTCAAGCGGGGGTACGACCGGAAATGA
- the eno gene encoding phosphopyruvate hydratase — protein sequence MTLITDVRLRRILDSRGNPTVEADVVTESGGFGRAAAPSGASTGEYEAVERPPGEAIAAAREHAVPRLVGEAYAGNQREVDAILHAADGTDDFSEIGANSAVAISMAAAKAGADVLGAPLFQHLGGTFRGDNFPVPLGNVVGGGEHAADATDIQEFLAAPVGAPSVEDAVFANAAVHAAVADLLEERDLPCGKGDEGAWAPSIDDSEAFELVAEAVSMVQDEVGFNIGFGLDVAGAELYDSDSGTYEYSDRSRDTDEQIAYIAELVEEYDLVYVEDPLDEDDYDAFADLTDEVGDQTLICGDDLFVTNTDRLVEGIDRGAANSILIKPNQIGTLTDAFDAIELATENGYDSVVSHRSGETEDTTIAHLAVATDAPFIKTGAVGGERTAKLNELIRIADDAT from the coding sequence ATGACGCTCATCACCGACGTCCGGCTCCGCCGGATCCTCGACTCTCGAGGAAACCCGACGGTCGAAGCCGACGTCGTGACCGAGAGCGGCGGGTTCGGTCGCGCTGCGGCACCCAGCGGTGCCAGCACCGGCGAGTACGAGGCCGTCGAGCGACCGCCGGGCGAGGCGATCGCGGCGGCCCGGGAACACGCCGTTCCCCGACTCGTCGGCGAGGCCTACGCGGGCAACCAGCGGGAAGTCGACGCCATCCTGCACGCCGCAGACGGTACCGACGACTTCTCGGAGATCGGTGCCAACAGCGCGGTCGCGATCTCGATGGCGGCTGCCAAGGCCGGCGCCGACGTGCTCGGTGCCCCGCTCTTTCAGCACCTCGGCGGCACGTTCCGCGGCGACAACTTCCCGGTTCCGCTCGGGAACGTCGTCGGCGGCGGCGAACACGCCGCCGACGCGACCGACATTCAGGAGTTCCTCGCCGCACCCGTCGGCGCGCCGAGCGTCGAGGACGCGGTCTTCGCCAACGCGGCCGTCCACGCCGCCGTCGCCGACCTGCTCGAGGAACGCGATCTTCCCTGTGGCAAAGGTGACGAGGGCGCGTGGGCGCCGTCGATCGACGACAGCGAGGCGTTCGAACTCGTCGCCGAGGCGGTTTCGATGGTGCAGGACGAAGTCGGCTTCAACATCGGCTTCGGACTCGACGTCGCGGGCGCCGAACTGTACGATTCCGACTCCGGAACGTACGAGTACAGCGATCGGAGCCGCGACACCGACGAGCAGATCGCCTACATCGCCGAGCTGGTCGAGGAGTACGACCTCGTCTACGTCGAGGATCCCCTCGACGAGGACGATTACGACGCCTTCGCCGACCTTACGGACGAAGTCGGCGACCAGACACTGATCTGCGGTGACGACCTGTTCGTCACCAACACTGACCGTCTCGTCGAGGGGATCGATCGCGGCGCGGCCAACAGCATCCTGATCAAGCCGAACCAGATCGGGACGCTGACGGACGCGTTCGACGCGATCGAACTCGCGACGGAGAACGGATACGACTCGGTCGTCTCCCACCGCTCGGGCGAGACCGAGGACACGACGATCGCACACCTCGCCGTTGCGACCGACGCGCCCTTCATCAAGACGGGTGCCGTCGGCGGCGAGCGAACCGCAAAGCTCAACGAGCTCATTCGAATCGCAGACGACGCGACATGA
- the rpsB gene encoding 30S ribosomal protein S2, whose translation MTENDATQEGLDAAEEAIDEEPAEGAGPAADADDVEPVDEQPADAEGAPAADAEETDDVDEEDAGPTLDDDVMSDEEADLLIPVEDYLGAGVHIGTQQKTEDMERFIHRVRTDGLYVLDVSKTDGRIRTAADFLANYDPEQILVTSSRQYGRFPAEKFAEAVGARARTGRFIPGTLTNPKYDGYIEPDVLVVTDPIGDAQAVKEAITVGIPVIAMCDSNNQVSNVDLVVPTNNKGRKALSVVYWLLANEVLDRRGAEPSYSLEDFESGV comes from the coding sequence ATGACAGAGAACGATGCAACCCAGGAAGGGCTCGACGCCGCCGAGGAGGCGATCGACGAGGAGCCAGCCGAAGGGGCTGGCCCCGCCGCCGACGCCGACGACGTCGAGCCAGTAGACGAACAGCCCGCCGACGCCGAGGGAGCGCCCGCGGCAGACGCCGAAGAAACCGACGACGTCGACGAGGAGGACGCCGGTCCGACCCTCGACGACGACGTCATGTCCGACGAGGAGGCGGACCTGCTGATTCCTGTCGAGGACTACCTCGGCGCCGGCGTCCACATCGGGACCCAGCAGAAGACCGAGGACATGGAGCGGTTCATCCACCGCGTCCGAACCGACGGCCTCTACGTGCTCGACGTCTCGAAGACCGACGGCCGTATCCGCACGGCCGCGGACTTCCTCGCGAACTACGACCCCGAGCAGATCCTCGTCACCTCGAGTCGCCAGTACGGTCGGTTCCCGGCGGAGAAGTTCGCCGAGGCCGTGGGCGCTCGCGCCCGCACCGGCCGCTTCATCCCGGGTACCCTGACGAACCCGAAGTACGACGGCTACATCGAGCCGGACGTGCTGGTCGTCACTGACCCGATCGGCGACGCCCAGGCCGTCAAGGAGGCCATCACGGTCGGCATCCCGGTCATCGCGATGTGTGACTCGAACAACCAGGTCAGTAACGTCGACCTCGTCGTCCCGACGAACAACAAGGGTCGCAAGGCCCTCTCGGTCGTCTACTGGCTCCTCGCCAACGAGGTCCTCGACCGCCGCGGCGCCGAGCCGTCGTACTCGCTCGAGGACTTCGAAAGCGGCGTCTAA